Proteins encoded by one window of Apus apus isolate bApuApu2 chromosome 17, bApuApu2.pri.cur, whole genome shotgun sequence:
- the CBX4 gene encoding E3 SUMO-protein ligase CBX4, with amino-acid sequence MELPAVGEHVFAVESIEKKRIRKGRVEYLVKWRGWSPKYNTWEPEENILDPRLLIAFQNRERQEQLMGYRKRGPKPKPLVVQLPSFARRSNILTGLQDPAVDNRPKLDLGSSGKSQQHQYELNSKKHHQYQPNGKESSMKHQSHSKGKYYYQLNSKKHHHYQPDPKMYEPHYQPSSKEPQSQACLDSNKSPLVTHPDKWAHGPAKNLLGPVKNLATESKNGAEKNLSSGTGPPPRDRVTSNGLGGKMKIVKNKNKNGRIVIVMSKYMENGMQAVKIKSGEAPRKRAAEERTPKKGGEEKLETWRKSGEERVVGSNALGKAEGEGRQPPTELEESPQKTPLAKELPLPPVEQPLQLTTKPDLVPWSLGPVCEHSPSSMGLNLSSPSSRKRCLSEPYAEQELGKKRLTSRSISAPTCLSPPAPERPEPPTPAQPEVILLDSDLDEPIDLRCVKPRPEGELALAQVKPEVPPVPAEAPAAEPPQPLEAVEEEEEAESLQEFKPFFGNIIITDVTANCLTVTFKEYVTV; translated from the exons ATGGAGCTGCCGGCGGTGGGGGAGCACGTCTTCGCGGTGGAGAGCATCGAGAAGAAGCGGATCCGAAAG GGCAGAGTCGAGTACCTGGTGAAATGGAGGGGATGGTCGCCCAA ATATAACACGTGGGAGCCGGAGGAGAACATCCTGGACCCTCGGCTGCTCATCGCCTTCCAGAACAG GGagcggcaggagcagctgatggGATATCGCAAGCGGGGGCCCAAGCCAAAGCCGCTGGTCGTGCAG CTTCCCTCCTTTGCCCGCCGCTCAAACATCCTCACggggctgcaggaccctgctgtGGACAACAGGCCAAAGCTGGATCTCGGCTCCTCCGGCaagagccagcagcaccagtaTGAACTCAACAGCAAGAAGCACCACCAGTACCAGCCCAATGGCAAGGAGAGCAGCATGAAGCACCAGTCCCACAGCAAAGGGAAGTATTACTACCAGCTGAACAGCAAGAAGCATCACCACTACCAGCCAGACCCCAAAATGTATGAGCCCCATTACCAGCCCAGCAGTAAGGAGCCACAGAGCCAGGCCTGCTTGGACAGTAACAAGAGCCCCTTGGTCACCCACCCAGACAAGTGGGCTCATGGCCCAGCCAAAAACCTGCTGGGCCCAGTCAAGAACCTTGCTACTGAGAGCAAGAATGGGGCCGAGAAGAACCTGTCCAGTGGTACAGGGCCTCCCCCCAGGGACAGGGTGACCAGCAATGGCCTCGGGGGCAAGATGAAGATTGTcaagaacaaaaacaagaaTGGGCGCATTGTGATTGTCATGAGCAAGTACATGGAGAACGGGATGCAGGCTGTGAAGATCAAGTCTGGGGAGGCACCCCGGAAGCgggctgcagaggagaggaCTCCTAAGAagggtggggaggaaaagcTGGAGACTTGGAGGAAGTcaggggaggagagggtggtGGGCAGCAATGCCCTGGGCAAAGCGGAGGGCGAAGGCCGGCAGCCCCCCACGGAGCTCGAGGAAAGTCCCCAAAAGACTCCCCTGGCCAAGGAGCTGCCCCTTCCTCCAgtggagcagcccctgcagctcaCCACCAAGCCGGACCTCGTGCCCTGGTCCTTGGGTCCCGTCTGTGAGCACAGCCCTTCCTCCATGGGACTGAacctctccagccccagctcgCGGAAGCGCTGCCTGTCGGAGCCATACgcggagcaggagctgggcaagAAGCGCCTGACCTCCCGCAGCATCAGTGCCCCCACCTGcctcagccccccagccccagagcGGCCGGAGCCACCCACCCCTGCCCAGCCGGAGGTCATCCTGCTGGATTCGGACCTGGACGAGCCCATAGACTTGCGCTGCGTGAAACCGCGGCCGGAGGGCGAGCTGGCCTTGGCACAGGTGAAGCCAGAGGTGCCACCGGTGCCAGCCGAGGCACCGGCCGCTgagcccccgcagcccctggaggctgtggaggaggaggaggaggccgAGTCCCTGCAGGAATTCAAGCCCTTCTTTGGGAATATAATTATCACAGACGTGACAGCAAACTGCCTGACTGTGACTTTCAAGGAGTATGTGACGGTGTAA